DNA sequence from the Nicotiana tomentosiformis chromosome 3, ASM39032v3, whole genome shotgun sequence genome:
GGTGGTGGTGGATCAGCATTCCGGGCAGGGTCGTCAGGGCCCTCCCAGTCTTTTCCTCAGTCTTCGGTCAGTGCACAACCATCGGGGACCAGTCAGCAGTAGGGGAACCATTTTAGGCCCAGCtagggcaacaggggatcctacCAGCAAGGTCGGTCTGGTGGAAGATTTCAGTAGCAGCGGAGGCCGCCATGCACTAAGTGTGGGAAGATGAACTTTGGGGCCTGTTTCATGGACCAACCCGTATGCTATGagtgtggtatgaggggtcacattcagagggaatTCCTTTCGTCTCATCAGAGCATGGGCAAGGGTACAGCACATCCAGCCAGCTCTACAGCTgctacatccgcagcacctcctccagctcgaggcaatCCAGCACCcatagggcgtggtgcagctaggggtggtgcacaaagTTCAAGAGGACccaaccgtttctatgctatgaaggGTCGCCAGAGGTCAGACGCTTATCTAGATGTCATCACAAGTATATTaattgtccaatctcatgatgtgtatgcttttattgatcccggtttcaccttgtcctatgtcactccttatgttgctatggaatttgggatagaaccggagtCGCTTCATGAGTCGTTCCCTATATCTACTCTTATTgatgagtctattgtggccgtgCGGGTTTATAGAGACTGCGTTGTCATGGTACGTGGTTGAGACACCATggtcgatcttattgaattggggatggttgattttgaggtaatcatggggatggactggctttattcatgttttgctaagctttATTGCCGAACTAGAACCGTTagatttgaatttccaaatgagccagttgttgagtaGAAGAAGGATAATGTGGTGCCCAAGGGTTGGTTTATTTTTTACCTTAAGGCcgccaagatgatcaacaaggggtgtatttaccatttggtccgggttacgaacACTGacgttgaggcacctacacttgagtctgtaccAGTTGTGAATAGATTTccggaggtctttcctgatgaactccctgggatcccgctagacagggagattgattttgggattgatgtgatgctaggcacgcaacctatatctattccaccttacaTAATGGAACCAGCAGAATTGagggagctaaaggaacaattaaagGATTTG
Encoded proteins:
- the LOC117276028 gene encoding uncharacterized protein — its product is MDQPVCYECGMRGHIQREFLSSHQSMGKGTAHPASSTAATSAAPPPARGNPAPIGRGAARGGAQSSRGPNRFYAMKGRQRSDAYLDVITSILIVQSHDVYAFIDPGFTLSYVTPYVAMEFGIEPESLHESFPISTLIDESIVAVRVYRDCVVMVRG